In the Astatotilapia calliptera chromosome 5, fAstCal1.2, whole genome shotgun sequence genome, one interval contains:
- the arhgef25b gene encoding rho guanine nucleotide exchange factor 25 isoform X1 produces the protein MDRQKCITMRGSHHHRGCGCQHLFRKLLSKCGCCFVKARAESYSVAGSDGSITPSVGSVPHQASGGSSPCSHSSSGGSRHPVTTLKKWLTNPVRKLSSDARSGAGKGEKQMFGSDGRQPMLILSHTETQQRPMEVHNNYTILTSGDTEWKDGLLNPAVHSPLHPASPSYLSDLLQGRNAQSLSQSINTLQREDSCTVTDDSTSQCSGTVDSEEERNIALEKSIYVLTELIETERLYVEDLGLIVQGYMATMGNQGVPEDLRGKDRIVFGNIHQIYDWHKDYFLGELEKCVGDPDSLARLFIKHERRLHMYVVYCQNKPKSEHIVSEYIETYFEDLRQQLGHRLQLNDLLIKPVQRIMKYQLLLKDFLKYYSKAGKDVEELQRAVEVMCFVPKRCNDMMNVGRLQGFEGKITAQGKLLQQDTFSVSEQESGFLSKARERRVFLFEQLVIFSEPIDKKKGFPLPGYTFRNSIKVSCLGVEEHSEEDPCCLVLTSRGTDGSVTRFIMQASSPDIQQAWHSDVVQILETQRNFLNALQSPIEYQRRESKSNSLGRNTKSPSTSASGLWPHSSASVDRRQQPCFLSYNTSLPSMHSSQHSPASQTVSNPCVVTVCAAHPSLSSPMQLSLCSEVRRDCGTSNGLAPCSYHSLQGVPASFQTITFKDAGTYSAHQLNNLDQLKESEQ, from the exons ATGGACCGGCAGAAGTGCATCACCATGAGAGGGAGTCACCATCACCGAGGGTGTGGGTGTCAGCACCTGTTTAGAAAACTACTCAGCAAATGTGGCTGCTGCTTTGTCAAAGCCAGAG CAGAGTCGTACTCTGTGGCAGGCAGTGATGGCAGTATCACTCCCTCAGTGGGCTCTGTGCCTCACCAGGCCTCAGGCGGCTCCAGTCCCTGCTCGCACTCCTCGTCTGGAGGCTCACGGCACCCTGTCACCACTCTGAAGAAATGGCTTACCAATCCCGTCCGCAAGCTGAGCTCTGATGCCAGAAGTGGAGCGGGGAAAGGCGAGAAGCAGATGTTTGGGTCAGATGGGAGGCAACCAATGTTGATCCTTTCCCACACTGAAACTCAGCAAAGGCCTATGGAAGTGCACAATAACTACACCATCCTCACCTCTGGAGACACA GAGTGGAAAGATGGCCTGTTGAATCCAGCAGTTCATTCTCCTTTACATCCAGCTTCTCCGAGCTACTTATCGGACCTCCTGCAAGGCAGAAACGCACAGAGTCTA aGTCAAAGCATCAACACTCTGCAACGGGAGGACAGCTGTACTGTAACCGATGACTCAACCAGCCAGTGTTCTGGTACAGTGGACAGTGAAGAAGAGAGAAACATTGCTTTAGAGAAGAGCAT ATACGTGCTAACAGAGCTGATAGAGACAGAAAGGCTATATGTTGAAGATCTTGGACTTATAGTGCAG GGTTACATGGCCACCATGGGTAATCAGGGCGTTCCTGAGGACTTGAGAGGAAAGGACAGGATTGTGTTTGGAAATATCCACCAGATCTATGACTGGCATAAGGA TTATTTCCTGGGAGAGCTGGAGAAATGTGTGGGTGATCCAGACAGCCTGGCCCGGCTCTTCATCAAACAT GAGCGGCGTCTTCACATGTATGTGGTTTACTGTCAGAACAAACCCAAGTCCGAGCACATTGTCTCTGAATACATCGAGACATACTTTGAG GATCTCAGACAACAGCTGGGTCACAGGCTGCAGCTCAATGACCTGCTTATCAAACCTGTTCAGAGGATCATGAAGTATCAGCTACTGTTGAAG GACTTCTTGAAGTATTACAGCAAAGCTGGGAAGGATGTGGAGGAGCTGCAG AGAGCAGTGGAGGTTATGTGTTTTGTGCCAAAACGATGTAATGATATGATGAATGTGGGAAGGCTCCAAGGTTTTGAG GGGAAAATCACGGCTCAGGGGAAGCTGCTCCAGCAGGATACCTTCTCCGTCAGCGAGCAGGAAAGTGGCTTCCTGTCCAAAGCGAGGGAGAGGCGGGTCTTCCTGTTTGAGCAGCTGGTCATCTTCAGTGAGCCAATTGATAAGAAAAAGGGTTTCCCTTTGCCGGGGTACACCTTTAGAAACAGCATCAAG GTAAGCTGCCTTGGTGTGGAGGAGCACTCTGAAGAAGATCCCTGCTGTCTGGTCCTGACTTCTCGAGGCACTGACGGCAGTGTGACGCGCTTCATCATGCAGGCATCATCTCCGGATATACAGCAGGCTTGGCACAGTGATGTGGTCCAGATATTAGAGACTCAGAGGAACTTCCTTAATG CTCTTCAATCTCCGATAGAATACCAACGGAGGGAAAGTAAGTCAAACAGCCTGGGCAGGAACACAAAGTCTCCATCTACATCAGCATCTGGCCTGTGGCCTCACTCCTCAGCATCCGTGGACAGGCGTCAGCAGCCCTGTTTTCTGTCTTATAACACCTCCTTGCCCTCTATGCATTCATCCCAGCACAGCCCGGCCTCGCAAACG GTGTCTAACCCTTGCGTGGTAACAGTTTGTGCAGCTCATCCCTCACTTTCCTCCCCCATGCAGCTCAGTCTGTGCTCAGAGGTGAGACGTGACTGTGGCACATCCAATGGCCTGGCTCCCTGCAGCTATCACAGCCTGCAG
- the arhgef25b gene encoding rho guanine nucleotide exchange factor 25 isoform X2, whose translation MDRQKCITMRGSHHHRGCGCQHLFRKLLSKCGCCFVKARESYSVAGSDGSITPSVGSVPHQASGGSSPCSHSSSGGSRHPVTTLKKWLTNPVRKLSSDARSGAGKGEKQMFGSDGRQPMLILSHTETQQRPMEVHNNYTILTSGDTEWKDGLLNPAVHSPLHPASPSYLSDLLQGRNAQSLSQSINTLQREDSCTVTDDSTSQCSGTVDSEEERNIALEKSIYVLTELIETERLYVEDLGLIVQGYMATMGNQGVPEDLRGKDRIVFGNIHQIYDWHKDYFLGELEKCVGDPDSLARLFIKHERRLHMYVVYCQNKPKSEHIVSEYIETYFEDLRQQLGHRLQLNDLLIKPVQRIMKYQLLLKDFLKYYSKAGKDVEELQRAVEVMCFVPKRCNDMMNVGRLQGFEGKITAQGKLLQQDTFSVSEQESGFLSKARERRVFLFEQLVIFSEPIDKKKGFPLPGYTFRNSIKVSCLGVEEHSEEDPCCLVLTSRGTDGSVTRFIMQASSPDIQQAWHSDVVQILETQRNFLNALQSPIEYQRRESKSNSLGRNTKSPSTSASGLWPHSSASVDRRQQPCFLSYNTSLPSMHSSQHSPASQTVSNPCVVTVCAAHPSLSSPMQLSLCSEVRRDCGTSNGLAPCSYHSLQGVPASFQTITFKDAGTYSAHQLNNLDQLKESEQ comes from the exons ATGGACCGGCAGAAGTGCATCACCATGAGAGGGAGTCACCATCACCGAGGGTGTGGGTGTCAGCACCTGTTTAGAAAACTACTCAGCAAATGTGGCTGCTGCTTTGTCAAAGCCAGAG AGTCGTACTCTGTGGCAGGCAGTGATGGCAGTATCACTCCCTCAGTGGGCTCTGTGCCTCACCAGGCCTCAGGCGGCTCCAGTCCCTGCTCGCACTCCTCGTCTGGAGGCTCACGGCACCCTGTCACCACTCTGAAGAAATGGCTTACCAATCCCGTCCGCAAGCTGAGCTCTGATGCCAGAAGTGGAGCGGGGAAAGGCGAGAAGCAGATGTTTGGGTCAGATGGGAGGCAACCAATGTTGATCCTTTCCCACACTGAAACTCAGCAAAGGCCTATGGAAGTGCACAATAACTACACCATCCTCACCTCTGGAGACACA GAGTGGAAAGATGGCCTGTTGAATCCAGCAGTTCATTCTCCTTTACATCCAGCTTCTCCGAGCTACTTATCGGACCTCCTGCAAGGCAGAAACGCACAGAGTCTA aGTCAAAGCATCAACACTCTGCAACGGGAGGACAGCTGTACTGTAACCGATGACTCAACCAGCCAGTGTTCTGGTACAGTGGACAGTGAAGAAGAGAGAAACATTGCTTTAGAGAAGAGCAT ATACGTGCTAACAGAGCTGATAGAGACAGAAAGGCTATATGTTGAAGATCTTGGACTTATAGTGCAG GGTTACATGGCCACCATGGGTAATCAGGGCGTTCCTGAGGACTTGAGAGGAAAGGACAGGATTGTGTTTGGAAATATCCACCAGATCTATGACTGGCATAAGGA TTATTTCCTGGGAGAGCTGGAGAAATGTGTGGGTGATCCAGACAGCCTGGCCCGGCTCTTCATCAAACAT GAGCGGCGTCTTCACATGTATGTGGTTTACTGTCAGAACAAACCCAAGTCCGAGCACATTGTCTCTGAATACATCGAGACATACTTTGAG GATCTCAGACAACAGCTGGGTCACAGGCTGCAGCTCAATGACCTGCTTATCAAACCTGTTCAGAGGATCATGAAGTATCAGCTACTGTTGAAG GACTTCTTGAAGTATTACAGCAAAGCTGGGAAGGATGTGGAGGAGCTGCAG AGAGCAGTGGAGGTTATGTGTTTTGTGCCAAAACGATGTAATGATATGATGAATGTGGGAAGGCTCCAAGGTTTTGAG GGGAAAATCACGGCTCAGGGGAAGCTGCTCCAGCAGGATACCTTCTCCGTCAGCGAGCAGGAAAGTGGCTTCCTGTCCAAAGCGAGGGAGAGGCGGGTCTTCCTGTTTGAGCAGCTGGTCATCTTCAGTGAGCCAATTGATAAGAAAAAGGGTTTCCCTTTGCCGGGGTACACCTTTAGAAACAGCATCAAG GTAAGCTGCCTTGGTGTGGAGGAGCACTCTGAAGAAGATCCCTGCTGTCTGGTCCTGACTTCTCGAGGCACTGACGGCAGTGTGACGCGCTTCATCATGCAGGCATCATCTCCGGATATACAGCAGGCTTGGCACAGTGATGTGGTCCAGATATTAGAGACTCAGAGGAACTTCCTTAATG CTCTTCAATCTCCGATAGAATACCAACGGAGGGAAAGTAAGTCAAACAGCCTGGGCAGGAACACAAAGTCTCCATCTACATCAGCATCTGGCCTGTGGCCTCACTCCTCAGCATCCGTGGACAGGCGTCAGCAGCCCTGTTTTCTGTCTTATAACACCTCCTTGCCCTCTATGCATTCATCCCAGCACAGCCCGGCCTCGCAAACG GTGTCTAACCCTTGCGTGGTAACAGTTTGTGCAGCTCATCCCTCACTTTCCTCCCCCATGCAGCTCAGTCTGTGCTCAGAGGTGAGACGTGACTGTGGCACATCCAATGGCCTGGCTCCCTGCAGCTATCACAGCCTGCAG